AACAAACATACCATCAAGGCAAAGGGTTATTTTGGCGAAGTGGAGATATCCGTATCGAATGTTCCTTATGAGGAAAATCCAAAATCCAGTCCGATTGTCGCCATGAGTGTGGCAAAGGTTTTAAAAAATTTAACTTCGCCATTTGTGATTGGAGTGTAAAAATTAAGAAAGAGCTTCTGCTCTTTCTTAATTTTTCTTTTCACTCTGCTGCACCGCTTCAATATATGCTTTTTTGGAGTTTTCAATATGTATTTTGGTCAGATATTCAGCCATTTCCATTTCTCTATTGACGATGGCTTCCATAATTTTCAAATGCTCCTCCATTGATTTCTTTGCCCTGCCCGGGTTTTTATGCCCGATTTTGGCAAATGCGCGAATGTAATCGGATAATCCGCTCAGCATCTCATAAAGTTTCACATTCTTGGCGGAGCTGTATAGGAGATGATTGAGTTCCCTATGTAATTCAGAAGCATCCTCTTCAGGATTGTTCAAGTATTCCTCGACCTTTTTTATGCTGGCAGTGAACTTGCTTTCCATATCATTATCCAGCTTTTGAACAGCCAATTTTGCAGCCAGTACTTCAAGTGATGATAAAATGGTAAACACTTCGATAATTTCCTTTTCGGAAATATCGGCAACAATTACGCCTTTTCTTGGGACTGTCTTAACAAACCCCTGGGATTCCAGGCGGAACAGCGCTTCCCGAATTGGTGTCCTGCTGATACTTAATCTCTCAGCAAGTTCTCGTTCCACCAGACGGTCTCCCGCTTTAAATTCTCCGTCCAAAATAAGATCCTTAATATGCAGATAAACCCTCTCGCGTATCGAGATCAGATTATCTTCCGTCCAGTTATTCCCCATCCCTTTCCCTCTTTCTCTTTGGTATCCTTACGCTCATTATATCTTACCTATCGGGGTACAGCAATTTTTTGGCTGATTTACCCAATTTATGTTTACGGAACATTCATTTTTTCAATCACTCCTCTGGAAGTACGGTCATTTACCGCTACACGTGAAATGATTTCCGCAATGATTTCAGCCAGTTTTAAAACCAGGTATAATCTCGTGCTATTTAAGGAATTTACAGGTGATAATGGATCAAGCGTGTTGACAATGGCCTTCAAATGATAATCACCCACACTCGGAAGAGCCCGATTCACTGCATTTCCTGGAATAAACGACCCCTCCCTTATTAAAATATAGCCGATTTGCCGCTCGTCTCCGAGGCAGGCATCTATGCCAAATATAAACGGTTCATCATGGGTTTCTTTGATTTCTTTAAGAACCTTTTTGATATTCAATGCGTGAACAGGCTCCTTCAAAGTCCCATACACTGGATAGGGAATGTTCTTTTCTTTGAGGATCTTCCCTGCCAATGGCCCAAGAGAATCTCCTGTTGAGCGGTCAGAACCAATGCACAAAATAACGATTTCCCTGGATGTGCTGAAAAAATCTGTTCCAGCTTAGATACCATCTTATCGATTTCTGCTTCTTCCGTCGTTTCTTTAATGGAAATATAACTGGCTGCATCGACGGCATTTTTGTTCTGTTTGCTGGATGAAAATGGCCACATCTTGGTCCCTCCTTTCCGCGGTAATCGTTATTTATATACCAAATCGTCTTTATTTTTTAATTGATAATCATTCTTAGTGTATACAATGAATGCAGTAATTGTAAATTTTTTTACCAGTATATTATGTCCTGCCCAGACATTTGGCGATATATCCCCGTTAATATCTTTCTACAATCATACTAGAAGCCCAAGCTTTAGTTCATCTCCTTTTTAGATTCCTTTGAAGAATATTTTATTACCTTATACAAAAAATATTTTTTATGGAGGTGATCAGAATGAAAAAGGATATTAATGATGGAATTGAAAATCGAAACAGCACTTCCCAGGATATTTTGATGGATCGGGTAAATCAGGCTTTTAATAAAGTGGCGCAGGATGTAAGAGGAATGGTTGCAGAGAGTACAGTGAAGAAGAGCAACAGATAAAAAGAAGCTGGCTCCATGACCAGCTTCTTCTTTATTAACTTAAAAGCCTGATGATTCCGCAGGAACAATCCCATTATAATCTGTCCAGTAGCCTGCTAAAGGATAGGCCGGGATACTATTCCAACTCTCAGGATCCACATCATTTACTTCACCTGTAACATAGCCATATATCAAGGATTTTAAAGCTAAATAGTTTTGTTTTGTTAAATATCCATTCGATTTCTGCCCCAGGCTGCCATCGCTTGAATTGCCTTTTGTTTCAAAAAATACTGCTGGATGGCTGTGATTTTCCGGGTTTAAACCACTATAATTCAACCCCATCATCATAGCTGAAACGACTCCGCCTTTAATGTCGATATCATAACCTACCTGTTTTTCACTATCAACAATCTGGTAGCGGTCAATATGGGTATAGCCGTATCCGTTCATTTGATCGTAGACATATGCCAACATTTGTCTTGTCACATCATTGTAGTTTTTGTATGCAGGCAATGTTGGTCCATTCGGCGCAAGGGAAATACCGAGTGAAAATGAAGTAGCTTCATTTGTTCCATAAACCTGTTTTAAGCCTTGATGATGCAAATCGATTGCAAAGTCAGGTTTTAATTCGGCCCAAAAGGAATAAACGACTTTAGACTCTTTGGCTTTAAAGCCGCCTTCTGGAGACCAATCCCGGTTCAAATCCAGTAATTGTCCTGTCTCCGTAATCTTTGTACCACGGGTATTCATTTCTGCTCCATCCGGATTGTACATTGGAATGAAGTATAGTGTGGACTCTTCCAGAACGGTCTGTACCTCTTTGGAATTGTTGCTCGCATAAGTTTTTAACAGCTGAAGCGCTGCCTCTGTAACCAGCTTTTCATTTCCATGGATTTGAGCCTGAATCCAGATTTTCTTCTCCCCGGTTCCAACCTTGGCGACATAAATGCTTCTGCCCTGCTCTGATTTGCCGAAGCGGTCGAGTGTAAAAACTTCCACCTTCCCCTTGCTTGCCTGCTCAATGCCGTTGAGCGTTTTCACGACATCTTCGTAGGAGAGCATGCTGTTAATACTTGTGTTTCCATTTGTAGATGGCCCTCCTGGTACGGTTGCCGCAAAGGAAAGTGTGGAGAACAGCATAACAAGAAATGCTGTCAGCAATGCGATTTTCACTGCCGGTTTCTTCATATGTATTTCACCCTTTCTATTAGCCCCTTTATTCGGGACTCTAAAGAAATGATACGGGATGGGCTTGTCCCTAGACAGAGAAAAAAGAATGAATTTTCAGCTAATTCAGGAGATCATTTTGTTAATTGTGGTAATGTGACTAAGAATAAAGAACTGTTTTGTGCTGTAAATCGATAAAGTGTGACAAAAACCAACATATTCCCCTCTTCTTTTTTTCCTAAAGTTAAAATTGATAAGTCTTTAATAAAAATTAACTATTTCGCCTTCCGAAAAAGGTGTTATAATACTATTTATAAAATTTTACAGAAATGAAGGCGAGTTGTTTGAAAAAGAGATTATGGCTTATTTATGGAATGCTGACTTTGGCTACTGCTACATGGGGCAGCGCTTTTATTGCCGGCAAGTTTGCTGTTCAAAGCTTTGAACCTGCAACAGTTGCTTTTTTGCGGTTTTTGGGAGCTGCCATTTTGCTTTTTCCGCTCATGTGGATCATGGAAAAAGACCGGAAACGACCGAATTTGAAAGATCATGGATTGTTTGCTCTTTTGGGCCTGACCGGAATTGCCTTATATAATATTTGTTTTTTCCTGGCCACAAAGCATGCGCCCGTGATTAAAAGCTCATTATTTATTGCTTCAAACCCGGTGCTGATTGTCCTTTTATCAGGGTTATTTCTAAAAGAAAAGATAACAAAAAATCATATCATTGGAATGGCCGTTGCTTTGACAGGTGTAGTGTTTATTATAACAGATGGCCATTTGCTTAAGCTTTTCCAATATGGCTTTGAACCCATTGACTTCGTATTGCTGGGAGCTGTGGTCAGCTGGGCCATCTATAGTGTTGTGGGGAAAGTGGTTTTGAAAAATTCAGCTCAGTGGAGTCCACTACTTATGCAGTTGCCTATGGAACTTTATTTCTATTGCCATTCGCTTCTGCTGAAACATCGTGGATGGATATCCAGCAAGCCAGCATGACGACATGGACTGCTATAGCCCATATGAGCATTTTTGTTACCGTGGTTTCATTTGTCATGTATTATAACGGAATTAAAGAGGTCGGTGCGGCCAAAGCCTCAATTTTTATTAATGTGATGCCTGTATCTGCCGTTATCATGGCTACGGTCTTTTTGGGTGAAACATTCACCATGGCTCATGGAATAGGGGCAGCCTTTGTTCTGACAGGTGTTTATATAGGAACAAATGCGAAAATGTTTAAAAAAAGGATGCATAAACAGTCAATGAAAAATGAGACAGCATAAGAATGCAGTCTCATTTTTTTCATTGCGAAAAAAGGTTACTCGTGATCATAATAGCTTTTTTGTTTCTGTATAAAAGAACGGGCGAGCTCAATTGCTTTTTGTGCCTCACCTATTTCTGAATAAAAATGGAAAAGCTTTTTCTCATAATGGTCGATTAAAATGCCATAGCCAATTTTCTTAAAGTACGGCAAAGCTGTTTCCTCAATAAATTGATAGTATTGCTGTTCTTCTTTTTTCAATAGATAGAGATGAAGCTGAAAGTAAATCCAGGTAAATGAATCAGCTGCTTTTGCCCTCTCCATGCCCTCTTCAGCTAATTTTATTAGCGCACTGCCGGCCTGAAGTTTTCCTTTATAACAGGTATGAATGTAACCATCTAAAGCAGTTAAATAGTGAGGAGCATTTTCGGCAGTAAGCTTAAGTGCTTCTTCATAAAGGCCTGCTGATTCCCTGTATTTCTTTCGGCGAAAATATTCGAATGCCAGATTATGATAAAGCTTGGATTTCCGGTCACCTGAATTACACGCATCACATAACTTAATTAACTGTTCATATTTTTCCTTTGTTTCATTAAAATCATGTAGTTCTTTGGCATTTAGCTGAACAATCAGCAGCATTTCTGTGTCTATAATGCGGAGAATATTTAAGGTTCTTTGAAAATATTGAAGAGCCTTTTTCCCGTAATAATAGGCTGTAATATTTGAATGGATGGAATGGTAAGCAATCGCTAGGTGGTAATAGTATTCATCATAGTTGTACTGATCTCTGTCAATGGAAGCTAAACAGCTGATGCAGTCACGGTATTGACCTGTAAGAAAGTAATAGATGCCCTGGATATGTTTCAACAGATTCGCATCATGAGGCGAAAAGGCAGCGGAAGCTTTATTAAGATCCGAGATTAATTTTGAGGCTGACTCCAAATCACTCACAGATAAATAGAACCTTGCTGACAGAAGCCCATATAGAGTCTGAAAATCTGGCATATGAATCAGTTTTTCAACCTGCAGCTCCTTTTTTATCTGTTTTGATTCCTGTATTCGCTGCATGATCATGCTCTCATGCCATTCATCCAGCCTCTTTGCAAGCTGATGATATCGAAGTATTTCTTCTTCGGGATTAATGCCGAGCCTCCTGGCCAGGAGGTGTGTAATTTCCCCGGAGTATTCGGTAATCCCCCTTTCAATTTTACTTAAATGGGTTACTGAACAAATCCCTTCTCCCAGCTGACCCTGAGTTAGGCCTTCTCGTTCCCTGTAAAACTTAATTATTTTCCCAATGATCATGCTGCACCTCGATATTAAAGTTTCTATTATTATAGTGAAATCACCAGTGATTTTCTATAGGTTAATAGAAACAGGCAGTAGACCTGTCTCCCGCCATCTGTGGAAATGTATCTTAATAGATAGGAGGAAGCTTAAAAAGATTACCCCACAATGGCAGTGGCAGCTCGTTTGCTGGATATTTTTGATCTCTGTTCTTTATGACGACTGTTTTCTTTTCCCCGATTTCGCTTTCGTCTTCATAAACGCTTTATGGCGACCGTTTTCTTTTCCTCTCTTACATTTTCGTCGTCATGAGCCCTCCATGACGACCATTTTCTTTTCCTATCTTGCATTTTCGTCGTCATGAACGCTCCATAACGACCATTTTCTTTTCCTCTCTTGCATTTTCGTCGTCATGAACCCTCCATGACGACCGTTTTCTTTTCCTCTCTTGTATTTTCGTCGTCATGAGCCATCCATGACGGCCATTTTCTTTTCCTCTCTTGCACTTTCGTCGTCATGAACGCTCCTTGGCGACCGTTTTCTTTCCCTCTCTTGCATTTTCGTCGTCATGAACGCTCCTTGGCGACCGTTTTCTTTCCCTCTCTTGCATTTTCGTCGTCATGAGCCCTCCATGGCGACCGTATTAATTCCTTTAGTCGCCATGAGCTCTTCAGAAAATCTGGCAAGTAATTAATTTACAAAACTAACACAAAAAAGGACACTCCTTCAATCAGAAGTGTCCAATCTGCATATATTATTTCGAAGCGACACTCCCCTGGAACACACGCTTTAAAGCATTTGCCGCCTGCTCAATCGATTTTCTTCCCTGCTCCAGTACACCTGGCATCCAGAAGAAGCCATGGATCATGCCGTCATACCGTTTGGCTTCGACCGGGACGCCTGCTTCTTTTAAGCGTTAAGCATAGGCTTCCCCTTCATCCCGCAGCGGGTCAAACTGTTAATATGGCATTAGAATCTACCATTTTGGATAATATCCAGAATTTAGAGGATGTCGATAGTCATGAGGAAAAGCTGTATAAAATTCTAGAGGTTTATATGAACGTTTTCCCTGTAAAGAATGCCCATTTATTCCGGTATTCACCTTTAGGTTTTATTGGTGAAGGAATCATCGCAATAACGTGCCACGGATTAATTCATATCAGAGATATCAGGGATGATATTCGTTCATTGCCGCTCATTTACTCCGCCCTTTATGAACGAAAAGCAAAATATTGTTCTGGGATCGAGTACCTTAAGCAAATAAACATCAAATACATAACAACTTCCAATGTCAACTCCTTCCTGGCTATCCCCATCTGCTTTGGTGCCGTTCCTATCGGCTATATTTGCACAAACGAATTTGATGAGCACGGAAAAATATCTGATCAGCAGCTTTCTTCTTATACACAATTTGGTCAACACGTAGGAAAAACCCTTGAAAAAACGGAAGGAAATGGAGATGCCCGGCTATTAAGCAGAAGAGAAATGGAGGTCATGAAAAGGATTTCCTGGGTGGGAAAGCATCAAAGAAATGGCTGACTCCATGTTTATCAGTCAAGTCACCATCAACCAGTATATTAAAACAGCTATTAGGAAACTGGGAGCTCAAAACCGGACACAGGCAATTGCGGAGATGTTTCGACGAGGGATGATTTCGTAATTAGCACACCAAAAAGGCCCTTTTCTTAAAGAGAGGGCCTTTTTTTCAGTTTATTTCTCCATCATCAATTTTAAAATCAGCTCATCCGTATGACGGGTTCCTTCATTCCCTAATTTACAAAAACTCTCGATGCTCTTTTCAACGTCATCGTGAATAAATCCATCGGTTGATTTGATTTCCTGATCGTTGAGCGCAAGGAGGGCAGACTGCACAGCTACATTGGAGCAGGTAGATACTTTCATGGCACAGCCGGCTTTTGCTCCGTCACAGATCATTCCGGAAACATTCCCAATTGTGTTTTGTATGGCTGCTTTAATTTGCTGAAGCTCTCCATCCAGCAAATATACGATGGCTCCACTTGCCCCCATTCCTGCAGCTGTTACACCGCATAATGCTGAAAGCCGGCCAAATTTAGATTTAATATGAATGGTTATCAGATGACTGAGTGCCACTGCCCTAATCATTTTTTCCTCAGAAACCTTTAGTCTTTCTGCAGCAGCAACAACTGGAAGTGTGACTGCGATTCCCTGGTTGCCGCTTCCGGTATTTGCCATGACAGGCAGAGTGGAGCCTGCCATTCTCGCATCTGATCCAGCTGCTGCCAAAGACATTGCTGCAGTGGCAATATCATCAGACAAGATGCCCATTTTCACATTTTTCTTTATCGTTTTCCCTACCTTTAAGCCATATTCGCCTGAAAGGCCTTCCATTCCAATGACCCGATTGAGCTCGATACTCTTTTTGACAAGTGATAAGGAACTGATTTCAGCATTAAGCACCCATTCATATATCTCATCAATAGAAAGTGCAATTAATTCATCTTCTTCCGATTGAATTCCTATATTTTCACATCCGCCCTGGTAGATAGCCTTGCCATCAACCTCTATTAAAGTAATATTGCTGTGGTTATCAGAGATTACCACTCTGGCAGTCTGCATATCTGTTTTTAATTCTGCTTCGATAAACAGCCTTTTTGGCGTCTCCGCCTGAAGGGAAATTACTTTTCCTTCTTCAATAAGTTTCAGCGCCAAAAGTTCATCTTCTGGCCCCACTCCCTCTAATACTTCCAGCTTTCTTGCAGGGTCCCCTGCCACAGCGCCGATTGCCGCTGCGAAATCAAGACCATAGGAACTCATGCCGGGTATTCCTACTGACTTAGCATTTTTAATAATATTTCCGCTCGCTTTTAAGCAAAGCTCTTTTATTTCCCCTTTTGCATGGCTCTTTGCAGTGGCTGCTGCAAGTGCAATCGCAACAGGTTCCGTACATCCAAGGGCAACCACTAATTCTTTTTCCAGAATTCTTAAGATCTTGTGCTTCTCCATTTTTCATACCCCTAATTGTTTAAAGTAAAAGAATAAACTTTAACTATTATAATCCAAATAGTTAAAAATTAAGAGAGGCAATATTTCCTTCCACGCTAAAACTCTTAGGAATCAGAAAAATAGGAGCAGCTCTGTCTGTTTAATCTTTGCTGAATAATGCACTGAGATTCTTCAACGTATATAATCTTCCAGTCACCATAAACAGGCTGTTATAGTTTCTATGTACATATTCATCTATAATGGTGAGCCCTTTTACAAACCGGTCCACCAAATAATTTGTATACTTTGGGTCCCAGACAAAGCGATTGATTCTGAACAGCTCATCTGCGAGGATATGAAACTTAAAGTCTGCAGCAATCAATTTGATTTGATGTATTTTGTCAGTGTCCATATAAAAGATATTTCTTTCAAGATTTTTATCGAGAAAGTCAAGAAAGTCCTTAATATTTTCAGCGAGCAGGTTAGCCTTTTCCATCTCAAATAGCATATCAACATCTCCTTAAGCACAAGTGCGATTAAGAAATGTGTATGATAGTCGGGCATAATTTAAAACAGTTCACCATGCAAAAACCGCCTGGATTCTCCCCAGACGGTTTTCGAGTACTACTTCAGAAGCCCCTCCTTTTCCAAATACTCCCGGGCAGTTTCTTCTGCACTTGCCCCTTCCACATTGACTTTATAATTCATTTCACGCATTTCATCGTCGCTAATTTTACCCCTCAATTTGTTCAAGGCTCTAACCAATTCGGGGTGTTCCTCGACTGTTTCAGCTCTTAGCAATGGTGCACCCTGATACGGAGGGAACAGATTCTTGTCATCCTCCAGGACAGTGAGGTTATATCTTGCTATTTCACTATCTGTTGAATAAGCATCCACTAGGTTGATTTCGCCTTTTTCGATTGCTCCATAGCGTAGCTTAGGCTCCATGGTTAAAACAGTTGGAAATTCCACGCCATATAGCTCCTGGATTCCACGATAACCATCTTCCCGATCCGAAAATTCAAGGGTGAAGCCAGCTTTTATGTTTTTCTCGACAGCTTTTAGATCTGAAATAGATTGCAGGCCAAATTCCTCGGCCAATTGCTTAGGAACTGCCAAAGCATAGGTATTATTGTATGCCATCGGTTCTAACAGCTCCATGTCGTATTGTTCTTTCATTCCTTTTCTCGCCTGCTCATAAACCTCTCCACTGTCGGTGCTTACCGCTGTCTCTTTTAAAAATTCAGCAATGGCCGTACCGGTAAACTCAGGATACGCATCGATGCTGCCTGATTTCAGCGCATTGAAGACAAACGACGTTTTTCCTAATCCTGGCTGTAACTCAACGTTAAGGTCGGTTTCATTTTCAATCAGTAATTTGTACATATTGATAAGGATTTCCGGTTCTGAACCAAGCTTCCCGCCAATGACAAGATTCTCTTCTGATTTATTTGTCACTAAAGGGATGGCCATAACCAGTATCATCGCACAAATAAATATCCCCAGCGCTGTGAGCGATCTTTTAAATGACATATGCTCGAAGCGGCGCAGCAGCATGTCAAAAAGGATTGCCAATATGGCTGCAGGTATGGCCCCAAGAACGATCAGTGCCGTATTATTCCGGTCGATTCCAAGGAGGATCAGTTCTCCCAGTCCTCCTGCCCCAATTAATGCTGCAAGTGTAGCCGTTCCAACAATTAAAACCATAGCTGTCCGGATTCCGGCCATTATCACCGGCATGGCGAGAGGAAGCTCTACCTTCAAGAGCCTTTTCCGCCTGTTCATTCCCATTGCCCTTGCCGCTTCGATAATGGAATCATCCACTTCCTTTATGCCTGTATATGTATTTCTTAGTATGGGCAGAAGTGCATATACGACTAGTGCGATAATTGCCGGAACTTTCCCAATGCCGAATAAGGGAATTAAAAGACCAAGCAAAGCTAAAGAGGGCACAGTCTGCAATACTGCCGTCACTCCAATGATCCCTTCTGCTATTTTTTGTTTGTTAGCCAGATAAATTCCAAGCGGGATCGCAATCAGGACTGCGAAAAACAAAGCAATAAGCGAAATCTGTATATGTTCAATAAGTACACTTAATAATTGCCCTTTCCTTTCATTAAAAACAGAGCTGAAGGTGTTCATGACCTCACCTCTTTCTTCATGCTGCCAGCCAGCTTACGAATAACGGCCTGCCTGTTAACCATTCCAATGATGTTTCCGCCCTCTTCCACAGCAAGTTCATCTTGAGCTGCCAATAAGTTAAGAGTTTCTTCCAGTGAAGCCGAGACGGAAATGACTGCCCCGTTCTGTTCGGTTTCTGAAATCGGCTGGAGGATATCTTGAAGGCTGAATCCCCCCATGTAAGGACCCCGCTCTTCCCCGACAAACTGCCGGACAAAGTCATCCTCCGGGTTAGCAAGAAGCTCCTCTGGAGTGCCAACTTGCACGATTTTCCCGTCCTTCATGACACAAATGCGGTCACCAAGCTTTAAAGCTTCCTTCATGTCATGTGTGACAAAGACGATTGTCTTCTCTATTTTTTCTGGAGATGGATTAGGTCGTCCTGAAGCTTTTCCCTGCTTATGGGATCCAGCGCACTAAAAGGCTCGTCCATCAGGATGATAGGCGGATTGGCGGCCAGGGCTCTTGTTACTCCGACTCTTTGCTGCTGTCCCCCTGAGAGTTCATGTGGCCTTCTGCTGCGGTAGATGTCAGGCTCCAATCCGACCATTCCCAATAATTCATCAATCCGTTCTTGGATTTTTCCCTGTTCCCAGTTCTTTAGCTCGGGTACTA
This window of the Cytobacillus pseudoceanisediminis genome carries:
- a CDS encoding GntR family transcriptional regulator, which codes for MGNNWTEDNLISIRERVYLHIKDLILDGEFKAGDRLVERELAERLSISRTPIREALFRLESQGFVKTVPRKGVIVADISEKEIIEVFTILSSLEVLAAKLAVQKLDNDMESKFTASIKKVEEYLNNPEEDASELHRELNHLLYSSAKNVKLYEMLSGLSDYIRAFAKIGHKNPGRAKKSMEEHLKIMEAIVNREMEMAEYLTKIHIENSKKAYIEAVQQSEKKN
- the yyaC gene encoding spore protease YyaC, producing the protein MCIGSDRSTGDSLGPLAGKILKEKNIPYPVYGTLKEPVHALNIKKVLKEIKETHDEPFIFGIDACLGDERQIGYILIREGSFIPGNAVNRALPSVGDYHLKAIVNTLDPLSPVNSLNSTRLYLVLKLAEIIAEIISRVAVNDRTSRGVIEKMNVP
- a CDS encoding M14 family zinc carboxypeptidase, with translation MKKPAVKIALLTAFLVMLFSTLSFAATVPGGPSTNGNTSINSMLSYEDVVKTLNGIEQASKGKVEVFTLDRFGKSEQGRSIYVAKVGTGEKKIWIQAQIHGNEKLVTEAALQLLKTYASNNSKEVQTVLEESTLYFIPMYNPDGAEMNTRGTKITETGQLLDLNRDWSPEGGFKAKESKVVYSFWAELKPDFAIDLHHQGLKQVYGTNEATSFSLGISLAPNGPTLPAYKNYNDVTRQMLAYVYDQMNGYGYTHIDRYQIVDSEKQVGYDIDIKGGVVSAMMMGLNYSGLNPENHSHPAVFFETKGNSSDGSLGQKSNGYLTKQNYLALKSLIYGYVTGEVNDVDPESWNSIPAYPLAGYWTDYNGIVPAESSGF
- a CDS encoding helix-turn-helix domain-containing protein → MIIGKIIKFYREREGLTQGQLGEGICSVTHLSKIERGITEYSGEITHLLARRLGINPEEEILRYHQLAKRLDEWHESMIMQRIQESKQIKKELQVEKLIHMPDFQTLYGLLSARFYLSVSDLESASKLISDLNKASAAFSPHDANLLKHIQGIYYFLTGQYRDCISCLASIDRDQYNYDEYYYHLAIAYHSIHSNITAYYYGKKALQYFQRTLNILRIIDTEMLLIVQLNAKELHDFNETKEKYEQLIKLCDACNSGDRKSKLYHNLAFEYFRRKKYRESAGLYEEALKLTAENAPHYLTALDGYIHTCYKGKLQAGSALIKLAEEGMERAKAADSFTWIYFQLHLYLLKKEEQQYYQFIEETALPYFKKIGYGILIDHYEKKLFHFYSEIGEAQKAIELARSFIQKQKSYYDHE
- a CDS encoding helix-turn-helix transcriptional regulator produces the protein MALESTILDNIQNLEDVDSHEEKLYKILEVYMNVFPVKNAHLFRYSPLGFIGEGIIAITCHGLIHIRDIRDDIRSLPLIYSALYERKAKYCSGIEYLKQINIKYITTSNVNSFLAIPICFGAVPIGYICTNEFDEHGKISDQQLSSYTQFGQHVGKTLEKTEGNGDARLLSRREMEVMKRISWVGKHQRNG
- a CDS encoding LuxR C-terminal-related transcriptional regulator — its product is MFISQVTINQYIKTAIRKLGAQNRTQAIAEMFRRGMIS
- a CDS encoding L-cysteine desulfidase family protein, which gives rise to MEKHKILRILEKELVVALGCTEPVAIALAAATAKSHAKGEIKELCLKASGNIIKNAKSVGIPGMSSYGLDFAAAIGAVAGDPARKLEVLEGVGPEDELLALKLIEEGKVISLQAETPKRLFIEAELKTDMQTARVVISDNHSNITLIEVDGKAIYQGGCENIGIQSEEDELIALSIDEIYEWVLNAEISSLSLVKKSIELNRVIGMEGLSGEYGLKVGKTIKKNVKMGILSDDIATAAMSLAAAGSDARMAGSTLPVMANTGSGNQGIAVTLPVVAAAERLKVSEEKMIRAVALSHLITIHIKSKFGRLSALCGVTAAGMGASGAIVYLLDGELQQIKAAIQNTIGNVSGMICDGAKAGCAMKVSTCSNVAVQSALLALNDQEIKSTDGFIHDDVEKSIESFCKLGNEGTRHTDELILKLMMEK
- the opuFB gene encoding osmoprotectant update ABC transporter permease/substrate-binding subunit OpuFB (The ABC transporter OpuF is widely distributed in Bacillus species other than B. subtilis. OpuFA is the ATP-binding subunit, while OpuFB is a fusion of permease and substrate-binding subunits.), yielding MNTFSSVFNERKGQLLSVLIEHIQISLIALFFAVLIAIPLGIYLANKQKIAEGIIGVTAVLQTVPSLALLGLLIPLFGIGKVPAIIALVVYALLPILRNTYTGIKEVDDSIIEAARAMGMNRRKRLLKVELPLAMPVIMAGIRTAMVLIVGTATLAALIGAGGLGELILLGIDRNNTALIVLGAIPAAILAILFDMLLRRFEHMSFKRSLTALGIFICAMILVMAIPLVTNKSEENLVIGGKLGSEPEILINMYKLLIENETDLNVELQPGLGKTSFVFNALKSGSIDAYPEFTGTAIAEFLKETAVSTDSGEVYEQARKGMKEQYDMELLEPMAYNNTYALAVPKQLAEEFGLQSISDLKAVEKNIKAGFTLEFSDREDGYRGIQELYGVEFPTVLTMEPKLRYGAIEKGEINLVDAYSTDSEIARYNLTVLEDDKNLFPPYQGAPLLRAETVEEHPELVRALNKLRGKISDDEMREMNYKVNVEGASAEETAREYLEKEGLLK